The Actinomycetes bacterium sequence AAAAATATCAGTAATCGGAGGCAGCAGAATAAAACCGGGAAGCCCTGTCTATAATGCTGCCTTTAAAGTCGGCCAGAACATTGCCAGCAGCGGAGCAATACTGGTCTGTGGCGGCCTTACCGGTGTAATGGAAGCTGCCTGCAGGGGGGCCAAGGACAAAGGAGGGTTAACCATAGGCATACTCCCCTCTACCGATAAAGCCTCTGCTAACCAGTGGGTGGACATACCTATTCCTACCGGCCTGGGTTATGCCAGGAATTCACTGGTAGTACTTTCCGGAGATGCAGTAATTGCAATAGACGGAGCAGACGGAACCTTATC is a genomic window containing:
- a CDS encoding TIGR00725 family protein produces the protein MLEKTKQLIKISVIGGSRIKPGSPVYNAAFKVGQNIASSGAILVCGGLTGVMEAACRGAKDKGGLTIGILPSTDKASANQWVDIPIPTGLGYARNSLVVLSGDAVIAIDGADGTLSEIGYALTFSKPLIGLNTWNIEPCGSVAAPRIIPAASPAEAVAKAMDCVIDR